A portion of the Rhinolophus sinicus isolate RSC01 linkage group LG03, ASM3656204v1, whole genome shotgun sequence genome contains these proteins:
- the ADPGK gene encoding ADP-dependent glucokinase isoform X1: MALWRGSAYAGFLALAVGCVFLLEPQLPSSALRSLWSSLQLGPALPGPGSPERRLAAAWDALIVRPARRWRRVAVGVNACVDVVLSGVKLLQALGLNPGNGKDHSILHSKNDLEEAFGHFLGKGAAAERFFSDKDAFNDIAQIASEFPGAQHYVGGNAALIGQKFAANSDLKVLLCGPVGPKLHELLDDNVFVPPESLQEVDEFHLILEYQVEEQWGQLQAPHANRFIFSHDLSNGAMNMLEVFVSSLEEFQPDLVVLSGLHMMEGQSKELQRKRLLEVVASISDIPAGVPIHLELASMTNREFMSSIVHQVFPAVTSLGLNEQELLFLSQSASGPHSSLSSWNGVPDVGVVSDILFWILKEHGKSEIRASDLTRIHFHTLVYHILATVDGHWANQLAAVAAGARVAGTQACATETIDSSRVSLKAPREFLTSRSGAGARVTFNPDEPVVSWHREGVSFHFTPVLVCTDPVRTVGLGDAISAEGLFYSEVHPHH; this comes from the exons ATGGCGCTGTGGCGCGGCTCTGCGTACGCGGGCTTCCTGGCGCTGGCGGTCGGCTGCGTCTTCCTGCTGGAGCCGCAGCTGCCCAGCTCGGCGCTGCGCTCGCTGTGGAGCTCGCTGCAGCTGGGGCCCGCGCTCCCGGGACCCGGCTCTCCCGAGCGCCGGTTGGCGGCCGCCTGGGACGCACTCATCGTGCGGCCGGCCCGACGCTGGCGCCGCGTGGCCGTGGG agTCAATGCATGTGTGGATGTAGTGCTCTCAGGGGTGAAGCTCTTGCAGGCGCTTGGCCTGAATCCTGGGAATGGGAAAGATCACTCCATCCTGCATTCAAAGAATGATCTGGAAGAAGCCTTCGGTCACTTCCTGGGGAAGGGAGCAGCTGCTGAGCGCTTCTTCAGCGATAAGGACGCTTTCAATGACATTGCCCAGATTGCATCAGAGTTCCCGGGAGCCCAG CACTATGTAGGAGGAAATGCAGCTTTAATTGGACAGAAATTTGCAGCCAACTCAGATTTAAAG GTCCTTCTCTGCGGTCCAGTTGGTCCAAAACTGCATGAACTTCTTGATGACAATGTATTTGTTCCACCGGAGTCACTGCAGGAAGTGGATGAGTTCCACCTCATTTTAGAGTATCAAGTAG AGGAGCAGTGGGGCCAGTTACAAGCTCCCCATGCCAACCGATTCATCTTCTCCCACGACCTCTCCAACGGGGCCATGAATATGCTGGAGGTGTTTGTATCTAGCCTCGAGGAGTTCCAGCCAGACCTGGTGGTCCTCTCTGGATTGCACATGATGGAGGGACAAAGCAAGGAGCTCCAGAGGAAGAGACTCTTGGAG GTTGTGGCCTCCATTTCTGACATTCCCGCAGGTGTCCCCATTCACCTGGAGCTGGCCAGCATGACCAACAGGGAGTTCATGAGCAGCATCGTGCATCAG GTCTTTCCTGCGGTGACTTCCCTCGGGCTGAATGAGCAGGAGCTGCTGTTTCTCAGCCAGTCTGCGTCTGGGcctcactcttctctctcttcctggaacGGGGTTCCCGATGTGGGCGTGGTCAGTGACATCCTCTTCTGGATCTTGAAGGAACATGGAAAGAGTGAGATCCGAGCCTCAGACCTCACCAGGATCCATTTCCACACGCTGGTCTACCACATCCTGGCAACTGTGGACGGGCACTGGGCCAACCAGCTGGCGGCCGTGGCTGCGGGGGCGCGTGTGGCCGGGACGCAGGCCTGCGCCACGGAAACCATAGACAGCAGCCGGGTGTCCCTGAAGGCGCCACGCGAGTTCCTGACTTCCCGTTCAGGGGCGGGTGCCAGGGTCACGTTCAACCCCGACGAGCCCGTGGTCTCATGGCACAGGGAGGGGGTGTCCTTCCACTTCACCCCCGTGCTGGTGTGCACAGACCCTGTTCGAACGGTGGGCCTGGGAGACGCCATTTCCGCCGAAGGCCTCTTCTATTCGGAAGTACACCCTCACCATTAG
- the ADPGK gene encoding ADP-dependent glucokinase isoform X2, which translates to MALWRGSAYAGFLALAVGCVFLLEPQLPSSALRSLWSSLQLGPALPGPGSPERRLAAAWDALIVRPARRWRRVAVGVNACVDVVLSGVKLLQALGLNPGNGKDHSILHSKNDLEEAFGHFLGKGAAAERFFSDKDAFNDIAQIASEFPGAQHYVGGNAALIGQKFAANSDLKVLLCGPVGPKLHELLDDNVFVPPESLQEVDEFHLILEYQVEEQWGQLQAPHANRFIFSHDLSNGAMNMLEVFVSSLEEFQPDLVVLSGLHMMEGQSKELQRKRLLEVVASISDIPAGVPIHLELASMTNREFMSSIVHQQVFPAVTSLGLNEQELLFLSQSASGPHSSLSSWNGVPDVGVVSDILFWILKEHGKSEIRASDLTRIHFHTLVYHILATVDGHWANQLAAVAAGARVAGTQACATETIDSSRVSLKAPREFLTSRSGAGARVTFNPDEPVVSWHREGVSFHFTPVLVCTDPVRTVGLGDAISAEGLFYSEVHPHH; encoded by the exons ATGGCGCTGTGGCGCGGCTCTGCGTACGCGGGCTTCCTGGCGCTGGCGGTCGGCTGCGTCTTCCTGCTGGAGCCGCAGCTGCCCAGCTCGGCGCTGCGCTCGCTGTGGAGCTCGCTGCAGCTGGGGCCCGCGCTCCCGGGACCCGGCTCTCCCGAGCGCCGGTTGGCGGCCGCCTGGGACGCACTCATCGTGCGGCCGGCCCGACGCTGGCGCCGCGTGGCCGTGGG agTCAATGCATGTGTGGATGTAGTGCTCTCAGGGGTGAAGCTCTTGCAGGCGCTTGGCCTGAATCCTGGGAATGGGAAAGATCACTCCATCCTGCATTCAAAGAATGATCTGGAAGAAGCCTTCGGTCACTTCCTGGGGAAGGGAGCAGCTGCTGAGCGCTTCTTCAGCGATAAGGACGCTTTCAATGACATTGCCCAGATTGCATCAGAGTTCCCGGGAGCCCAG CACTATGTAGGAGGAAATGCAGCTTTAATTGGACAGAAATTTGCAGCCAACTCAGATTTAAAG GTCCTTCTCTGCGGTCCAGTTGGTCCAAAACTGCATGAACTTCTTGATGACAATGTATTTGTTCCACCGGAGTCACTGCAGGAAGTGGATGAGTTCCACCTCATTTTAGAGTATCAAGTAG AGGAGCAGTGGGGCCAGTTACAAGCTCCCCATGCCAACCGATTCATCTTCTCCCACGACCTCTCCAACGGGGCCATGAATATGCTGGAGGTGTTTGTATCTAGCCTCGAGGAGTTCCAGCCAGACCTGGTGGTCCTCTCTGGATTGCACATGATGGAGGGACAAAGCAAGGAGCTCCAGAGGAAGAGACTCTTGGAG GTTGTGGCCTCCATTTCTGACATTCCCGCAGGTGTCCCCATTCACCTGGAGCTGGCCAGCATGACCAACAGGGAGTTCATGAGCAGCATCGTGCATCAG caGGTCTTTCCTGCGGTGACTTCCCTCGGGCTGAATGAGCAGGAGCTGCTGTTTCTCAGCCAGTCTGCGTCTGGGcctcactcttctctctcttcctggaacGGGGTTCCCGATGTGGGCGTGGTCAGTGACATCCTCTTCTGGATCTTGAAGGAACATGGAAAGAGTGAGATCCGAGCCTCAGACCTCACCAGGATCCATTTCCACACGCTGGTCTACCACATCCTGGCAACTGTGGACGGGCACTGGGCCAACCAGCTGGCGGCCGTGGCTGCGGGGGCGCGTGTGGCCGGGACGCAGGCCTGCGCCACGGAAACCATAGACAGCAGCCGGGTGTCCCTGAAGGCGCCACGCGAGTTCCTGACTTCCCGTTCAGGGGCGGGTGCCAGGGTCACGTTCAACCCCGACGAGCCCGTGGTCTCATGGCACAGGGAGGGGGTGTCCTTCCACTTCACCCCCGTGCTGGTGTGCACAGACCCTGTTCGAACGGTGGGCCTGGGAGACGCCATTTCCGCCGAAGGCCTCTTCTATTCGGAAGTACACCCTCACCATTAG
- the ADPGK gene encoding ADP-dependent glucokinase isoform X3, whose protein sequence is MNMLEVFVSSLEEFQPDLVVLSGLHMMEGQSKELQRKRLLEVVASISDIPAGVPIHLELASMTNREFMSSIVHQQVFPAVTSLGLNEQELLFLSQSASGPHSSLSSWNGVPDVGVVSDILFWILKEHGKSEIRASDLTRIHFHTLVYHILATVDGHWANQLAAVAAGARVAGTQACATETIDSSRVSLKAPREFLTSRSGAGARVTFNPDEPVVSWHREGVSFHFTPVLVCTDPVRTVGLGDAISAEGLFYSEVHPHH, encoded by the exons ATGAATATGCTGGAGGTGTTTGTATCTAGCCTCGAGGAGTTCCAGCCAGACCTGGTGGTCCTCTCTGGATTGCACATGATGGAGGGACAAAGCAAGGAGCTCCAGAGGAAGAGACTCTTGGAG GTTGTGGCCTCCATTTCTGACATTCCCGCAGGTGTCCCCATTCACCTGGAGCTGGCCAGCATGACCAACAGGGAGTTCATGAGCAGCATCGTGCATCAG caGGTCTTTCCTGCGGTGACTTCCCTCGGGCTGAATGAGCAGGAGCTGCTGTTTCTCAGCCAGTCTGCGTCTGGGcctcactcttctctctcttcctggaacGGGGTTCCCGATGTGGGCGTGGTCAGTGACATCCTCTTCTGGATCTTGAAGGAACATGGAAAGAGTGAGATCCGAGCCTCAGACCTCACCAGGATCCATTTCCACACGCTGGTCTACCACATCCTGGCAACTGTGGACGGGCACTGGGCCAACCAGCTGGCGGCCGTGGCTGCGGGGGCGCGTGTGGCCGGGACGCAGGCCTGCGCCACGGAAACCATAGACAGCAGCCGGGTGTCCCTGAAGGCGCCACGCGAGTTCCTGACTTCCCGTTCAGGGGCGGGTGCCAGGGTCACGTTCAACCCCGACGAGCCCGTGGTCTCATGGCACAGGGAGGGGGTGTCCTTCCACTTCACCCCCGTGCTGGTGTGCACAGACCCTGTTCGAACGGTGGGCCTGGGAGACGCCATTTCCGCCGAAGGCCTCTTCTATTCGGAAGTACACCCTCACCATTAG